In one window of Hymenobacter nivis DNA:
- a CDS encoding type 1 glutamine amidotransferase domain-containing protein, with the protein MKIAMILTSHDELGTTGKKTGFWLEEFAAPYYVFKDAGIDLTLASPKGGQPPLDPKSDEPGAQTEATKRFKQDAAAQQALAHTVPLDTIKAADFDAVFYPGGHGPLWDLAEDPKSIALIETAYAAGKPVALVCHAPGVLRHVKAPNGDLLVKGKAVTGFTNTEEAAVHLTDVVPFLVEDMLKNAGGTYSKGADWGPYIVTAGNLITGQNPASSESAAKELLKQLSK; encoded by the coding sequence ATGAAAATCGCCATGATTTTGACCTCGCACGACGAGCTGGGCACCACGGGCAAAAAAACTGGCTTCTGGCTGGAAGAATTTGCCGCGCCCTATTACGTGTTCAAGGATGCCGGCATTGACCTCACGCTGGCCTCGCCCAAAGGTGGCCAGCCGCCCCTCGACCCCAAAAGCGACGAGCCCGGGGCCCAAACCGAAGCTACCAAGCGCTTCAAGCAAGACGCCGCCGCCCAGCAAGCCCTGGCCCACACCGTGCCGCTGGATACCATCAAAGCCGCCGATTTTGACGCCGTGTTTTACCCCGGCGGCCACGGCCCGCTCTGGGACCTGGCCGAAGATCCAAAATCCATCGCCCTGATCGAAACTGCTTACGCCGCCGGCAAACCGGTAGCACTGGTGTGCCACGCTCCCGGCGTGCTCCGCCACGTGAAGGCCCCCAATGGCGACCTGCTCGTGAAAGGCAAGGCCGTAACCGGCTTCACCAATACTGAGGAGGCAGCAGTGCACCTGACCGACGTAGTGCCTTTCCTGGTGGAAGACATGCTGAAAAACGCCGGCGGTACCTACTCCAAAGGCGCCGACTGGGGCCCCTACATTGTAACCGCCGGTAACCTCATCACGGGCCAAAACCCGGCCTCGTCGGAGTCTGCCGCTAAGGAGCTTCTCAAGCAACTAAGCAA
- a CDS encoding putative quinol monooxygenase: MSTETQDIIAVAAEWRAQPGHEATVRQLMLQAAAAVRQHEPGNLLYIAHQDAADPARFFFYEQYANQAALEAHRDSAHYQNLVVGQIMPLLAERKVTFYKLLA, from the coding sequence ATGAGTACTGAAACCCAAGATATCATCGCCGTGGCCGCCGAGTGGCGCGCCCAGCCCGGCCACGAAGCCACCGTGCGCCAGCTGATGCTGCAAGCCGCTGCTGCCGTGCGCCAGCACGAGCCGGGCAACCTGCTCTACATCGCCCACCAGGACGCCGCCGACCCGGCCCGCTTCTTCTTCTACGAGCAATACGCCAACCAAGCGGCCCTCGAAGCCCACCGTGACTCGGCGCACTACCAGAACCTGGTGGTGGGCCAGATTATGCCGCTACTGGCCGAGCGCAAGGTTACCTTTTACAAGTTGCTGGCCTAA
- a CDS encoding NADP-dependent oxidoreductase, with product MNTKTILLASRPVGVPTAAQFQFETRAVPASAAGQVLLKTLYVSVDPYMRGRMSAAKSYVAPFAVGEPISGGVVAEVVESHGAQLPVGSVVVGNLPWQEYSVADASAVQRVPADQAPASYFLGLLGMPGLTAYFGLLDICQPKAGETVVVSGAAGAVGSIVGQLAKIQGCRVVGTAGSDEKVAYLKELGFDEAINYKTTSDLAGALAAAAPNGVDCYFDNVGGAITDAVYDLLNKHARIALCGQISTYNATEAPVGPRPEGKLLKTSSKLQGFIVSDYHARWPEGVKKLTEWYAAGQLKGEETVTEGFDQIPAAFLGLFQGENTGKAVVKVA from the coding sequence ATGAATACTAAAACCATTTTGCTGGCCAGCCGCCCCGTGGGCGTGCCCACGGCCGCGCAGTTCCAGTTCGAAACCCGCGCAGTGCCCGCGTCCGCCGCGGGCCAGGTGCTGCTCAAAACCCTGTATGTATCCGTCGACCCCTACATGCGCGGCCGCATGAGCGCCGCCAAGTCGTACGTCGCGCCCTTCGCGGTGGGCGAGCCAATTTCGGGCGGCGTGGTGGCCGAAGTGGTGGAAAGCCACGGCGCGCAGCTGCCCGTGGGCAGCGTGGTGGTGGGTAACCTGCCCTGGCAGGAGTACAGCGTGGCCGATGCCAGCGCCGTGCAGCGCGTGCCCGCCGACCAGGCCCCCGCCAGCTACTTCCTGGGGCTGCTGGGCATGCCGGGCCTCACAGCCTACTTCGGCCTGCTCGACATTTGCCAGCCCAAGGCCGGTGAAACAGTGGTGGTGTCGGGCGCGGCCGGGGCCGTGGGTTCGATAGTAGGCCAGTTGGCTAAAATCCAGGGCTGCCGCGTGGTGGGCACGGCCGGCTCCGACGAGAAGGTGGCGTACCTGAAAGAGCTGGGCTTCGATGAGGCCATTAACTACAAAACCACGTCCGACCTGGCCGGGGCCCTGGCCGCCGCCGCGCCCAACGGCGTGGACTGCTACTTCGACAACGTGGGCGGCGCCATCACCGATGCCGTGTACGACCTGCTGAACAAGCACGCCCGCATTGCCTTGTGCGGCCAGATTTCGACCTACAACGCCACCGAAGCCCCAGTAGGCCCCCGGCCCGAGGGCAAGCTCCTCAAAACCAGCAGCAAGCTCCAAGGCTTCATCGTGAGCGATTACCACGCGCGTTGGCCCGAGGGTGTCAAAAAGCTCACCGAGTGGTACGCCGCAGGCCAGCTGAAGGGCGAGGAGACCGTAACTGAGGGCTTCGACCAGATTCCGGCCGCGTTCCTGGGCTTGTTCCAGGGCGAAAACACCGGCAAAGCCGTGGTGAAAGTAGCCTAA
- a CDS encoding MarR family winged helix-turn-helix transcriptional regulator, which produces METLPIAAADNSLLKLESQLCFPFYAVSRQLTKAYQPYLQALGLTYPQYLVFLLLWERQELTVKELGGNLLLDSGTLTPLLKRMEQRQWLSRRRDPRDERSVIIGLLPAGRALEAQAGSIPTQMLAKLHMSSAEVGALRVHLTHILAQLA; this is translated from the coding sequence ATGGAAACGCTCCCCATCGCCGCCGCTGATAACTCCTTGCTGAAGCTGGAAAGCCAGCTGTGCTTTCCGTTCTACGCCGTGTCGCGGCAGCTCACCAAGGCCTACCAGCCCTACTTGCAGGCGCTGGGCCTCACCTACCCGCAGTACCTCGTGTTTCTACTGCTTTGGGAGCGCCAGGAGCTGACGGTGAAGGAGCTGGGCGGAAATCTCCTGCTCGATTCGGGCACGCTCACGCCCCTGCTCAAGCGCATGGAGCAGCGGCAGTGGCTCAGCCGCCGCCGCGACCCGCGCGACGAGCGCTCGGTCATCATCGGGCTGCTGCCCGCGGGCCGGGCCCTGGAGGCGCAGGCCGGCAGCATCCCCACCCAAATGCTCGCCAAGCTCCACATGTCGTCCGCCGAAGTAGGGGCCCTGCGCGTGCACCTCACCCACATTCTGGCCCAGCTAGCCTAA
- a CDS encoding outer membrane beta-barrel protein, with protein sequence MQPLATLALGAALLASAAPAPAQTTFRLGLRGGLNRALATTDPASNRSNLPASEAQNDKSALLAWQAGVAFEACFGKVALQPALVFSQKGNKFHNTSYAGGVAGYTSQETTGTTRTNWLELPLNVVYTLHGDHGLQVFAGPYVAVAVGGRQTGTSVAYLGPAAFTVPVYFDDRVAYGPGTANRRLDAGVNFGVGYRLGPLQVQLGYGLGLRNLYQAPELLISPGTTNYNYSRRFGDEVAYHRVAQLTGTYFFNL encoded by the coding sequence ATGCAACCACTCGCTACCCTCGCGCTGGGCGCCGCCCTGCTGGCCAGCGCCGCCCCGGCTCCGGCCCAAACTACGTTTCGCCTCGGCTTGCGCGGGGGCCTAAACCGCGCCTTGGCGACAACGGATCCGGCCAGCAACCGTTCGAACCTGCCGGCGAGCGAAGCGCAAAACGATAAGTCGGCCCTGCTGGCCTGGCAGGCCGGCGTGGCCTTCGAAGCCTGCTTCGGGAAGGTAGCGTTGCAGCCGGCGCTGGTGTTCTCGCAGAAAGGCAACAAGTTCCATAACACCAGCTACGCGGGCGGCGTGGCGGGCTACACCTCCCAGGAAACCACCGGCACCACCCGCACCAATTGGCTGGAGCTGCCGCTGAACGTGGTGTACACGCTGCACGGCGACCACGGCCTGCAAGTGTTTGCGGGGCCCTACGTGGCCGTGGCCGTGGGCGGCCGGCAAACCGGCACTTCCGTGGCATACCTGGGTCCGGCTGCCTTCACTGTGCCGGTATATTTTGACGACCGGGTAGCCTACGGCCCCGGCACCGCCAACCGCCGCCTCGACGCGGGCGTGAACTTCGGCGTGGGCTACCGCCTGGGGCCCCTGCAAGTGCAGCTGGGCTACGGCCTGGGCCTGCGTAACCTGTACCAGGCCCCTGAACTGCTTATCTCGCCGGGCACGACCAACTATAACTACAGCCGCCGCTTCGGCGACGAGGTGGCTTACCACCGCGTGGCGCAACTCACGGGTACATACTTCTTTAATCTGTAG
- a CDS encoding LacI family DNA-binding transcriptional regulator, with amino-acid sequence MVSKRASITDMATALSVSVSTISRALSNHPSISDATKKRVNKLAKELNYHPNHLAAGLRKGRSNMLGVLVPHIDGHFFTMVVKGIETVATKAGFNILICQSNEDVAHERKNIETLINAQVEGILVSLARTTRDFKHFDKAAKRDLPLVFFDRILEGRDVNAVLLDDREGAYQSTRHLLSQGCRRIAHFAGPQHLNIYKNRRQGYLDALREYDVPFDEALVHTCDMRLEDGIQGMELLLKLPVRPDAVFSASDITAVGALQVLRRQGLRVPDDVALAGFSNELFSSFIEPMLTTVDQRCEQMGQAAARLLLEILGEKRQNVSPRRVLLQPDLLVRASSLRLG; translated from the coding sequence GTGGTTTCCAAGCGCGCTTCCATTACCGACATGGCCACGGCCCTGAGCGTGTCGGTGTCCACCATTTCGCGTGCCCTGAGCAACCACCCTAGCATTAGTGACGCCACCAAAAAGCGCGTTAACAAGCTCGCCAAGGAACTCAACTACCACCCCAACCACTTGGCGGCGGGCTTGCGCAAGGGCCGCAGCAACATGCTGGGCGTGCTGGTGCCGCATATCGACGGCCACTTTTTCACGATGGTGGTGAAGGGCATCGAAACCGTGGCCACCAAGGCGGGCTTCAACATCCTTATCTGCCAGTCGAACGAGGACGTGGCCCATGAGCGCAAAAATATCGAAACCCTCATCAACGCCCAGGTGGAGGGTATTTTGGTGTCGCTGGCGCGCACCACGCGCGACTTCAAGCACTTCGATAAGGCCGCCAAGCGCGACCTGCCGCTGGTGTTTTTCGACCGTATTCTGGAGGGGCGCGACGTGAACGCCGTGCTGCTCGACGACCGCGAGGGCGCCTACCAGAGCACCCGGCACCTGCTGAGCCAGGGCTGCCGGCGCATCGCTCATTTCGCGGGCCCCCAGCACCTGAACATCTACAAAAACCGCCGCCAGGGCTACCTCGACGCCCTGCGCGAGTACGACGTGCCCTTCGATGAGGCCCTGGTGCACACCTGCGACATGCGCCTGGAGGACGGCATCCAGGGCATGGAGCTACTGCTGAAGCTGCCCGTGCGGCCCGACGCCGTATTTTCGGCCAGCGACATTACGGCCGTGGGGGCCCTGCAAGTGCTGCGCCGCCAGGGCCTGCGCGTGCCCGACGACGTGGCCCTGGCCGGCTTCAGCAACGAGCTGTTCTCCTCGTTTATCGAGCCCATGCTGACCACCGTGGACCAGCGCTGCGAGCAAATGGGCCAGGCCGCCGCGCGCTTACTGCTCGAAATACTGGGCGAAAAGCGCCAGAACGTGTCGCCGCGCCGGGTGCTGCTCCAGCCCGATTTGCTGGTGCGCGCCTCCTCGTTGCGCCTGGGCTAA
- a CDS encoding glycoside hydrolase family 43 protein, producing the protein MPVTDSRRTFLRMAAVAGGLLALLPTRNARAAARTYTNPVVPRNFPDPAVLQHQGLYYAFGTTGQGRTADGRIFSVLVSSNLVDWRDAGGALAPPAGSDGLDFWAPEVVLHDGTFYMYYSRGGGAIAATVGHRLHVATSALPQGPYTEVAALDVPGSQFTIDAHPFRDDDGQWYLFYARDFIDSDDGYFPGTGLAVDRLVTMTRLAQQPRTVLRARHPWTIFEANRRMPLYDNRVFAQWHTLEGPCVRRHQGKYYCFYSGANFLTDRYGVDFCVADSILGPYSEAGGGAGARVLHAVPGHVRGPGHHSHAVGPDGQTEYLVYHAWNPQMTERQLCIDKLIWTAQGPRCLGPTYLPQPLPG; encoded by the coding sequence ATGCCCGTTACCGATTCTCGCCGCACTTTCTTGCGCATGGCCGCCGTGGCCGGCGGCCTGCTGGCCCTGCTGCCCACGCGCAACGCCCGCGCCGCCGCCCGCACCTACACCAACCCCGTGGTGCCGCGCAACTTTCCCGATCCCGCCGTGCTCCAGCACCAAGGCCTGTACTACGCCTTCGGTACCACTGGGCAGGGGCGCACGGCCGACGGGCGGATTTTCAGCGTGTTGGTTTCCAGTAATTTGGTGGATTGGCGCGACGCCGGCGGGGCCCTGGCGCCGCCGGCCGGCAGCGACGGCCTTGACTTTTGGGCCCCCGAAGTGGTGTTGCACGATGGTACGTTTTACATGTACTACTCGCGGGGCGGCGGGGCCATTGCCGCCACCGTGGGCCACCGCTTACATGTGGCCACCAGCGCGTTGCCCCAGGGCCCCTACACCGAAGTGGCGGCGCTCGACGTGCCCGGCAGCCAGTTCACCATCGACGCCCACCCGTTCCGCGACGACGACGGGCAGTGGTACTTGTTCTACGCCCGCGACTTTATCGACTCGGACGACGGCTATTTCCCCGGCACCGGCCTGGCCGTGGATCGCCTGGTTACCATGACCCGGCTGGCCCAGCAGCCGCGTACGGTGCTGCGCGCCCGCCACCCCTGGACGATTTTCGAGGCCAACCGCCGGATGCCGCTCTACGATAACCGGGTATTTGCCCAGTGGCATACGCTGGAGGGACCCTGCGTGCGCCGCCACCAGGGCAAGTACTACTGCTTTTACAGTGGGGCCAACTTCCTGACTGATCGCTACGGCGTGGATTTTTGCGTGGCTGATAGCATCCTGGGGCCCTACTCGGAGGCCGGTGGCGGGGCCGGCGCGCGGGTGCTGCACGCGGTGCCGGGCCACGTGCGGGGCCCCGGCCACCACTCGCACGCCGTGGGCCCCGACGGCCAAACTGAGTACCTGGTGTACCACGCCTGGAACCCGCAAATGACGGAGCGCCAGCTGTGTATCGATAAATTAATATGGACGGCCCAGGGGCCCCGCTGCCTGGGGCCCACCTACTTGCCGCAGCCACTACCGGGCTAG
- a CDS encoding beta-L-arabinofuranosidase domain-containing protein, which translates to MTNVCLRSFRRGIRGALALALLSPAARAVPPPPPLAPLAYQELAPGAIRPDGWLRRQLEAMRDHTTGHLDETYPKLRDDNGWLGGAGDGWEETPYWLDGALPVAHLLHDKALLAKVQRYVNWSLAHQRPSGYFGALTKAERAGGASVAAGPQGEDWWPRMVMLKVLQQHYQATHDARVLPFMTRYFQYQLQNLKTTPLGQWSEWSTTRGGDNLLVVYWLYRQTGAPFLLELGELLYQQTTPWTAYLGGRDWVMDAAANQTGAHWMDRHGVNVAMGLKLPVVYAQAHPADPQYNQALRTGWHDLMTLHGLPHGMFSADEDLHGNLPTQGTELCAIVETMFSLEQAAALTGEIAYLDALERIAYNALPAQTTDDYTDRQYFQVANQVQVARGVLDFTLPFDHGMNNVFGPYAGYTCCTANMHQGWAKFATHLWYATPAQGVAALEYAPNTLVTTVNGTVPVTIREETAYPFGDQVDFVVELKKPTAFPLALRLPAWCAEAIVLLNGQPLRTDWGGQIITVARTWRPHDRLTLRLPMAVRTSNWARNSRTLERGPLVYALKIQEQWQESSLPEEGRYFTILPLSPWNYGLPRAVVDDPAGHTSVISKTLATNTNGFYWNAANAPVTITTTGRRIPAWQLSAGVAPQPVTPRDGVYKGPVDAATETLTFLPYGCTKLRVVALPVVP; encoded by the coding sequence ATGACTAACGTTTGCTTAAGATCATTCCGGCGCGGCATCCGGGGCGCGTTGGCCTTAGCCCTGCTGAGTCCCGCCGCCCGGGCAGTGCCGCCGCCTCCCCCCCTGGCCCCGCTGGCGTACCAGGAACTGGCCCCGGGAGCCATCCGGCCCGACGGCTGGCTGCGGCGGCAGCTGGAAGCCATGCGCGACCACACCACCGGCCACCTCGACGAAACTTACCCCAAGCTGCGCGACGACAACGGCTGGCTCGGCGGGGCCGGCGACGGCTGGGAAGAAACTCCGTACTGGCTCGATGGGGCCCTGCCCGTAGCGCATTTGCTGCACGATAAGGCCTTGTTGGCCAAGGTGCAGCGTTACGTGAACTGGTCGCTGGCGCATCAGCGGCCGTCGGGCTATTTTGGGGCCCTTACCAAGGCCGAGCGGGCCGGGGGCGCGTCAGTGGCCGCTGGGCCCCAGGGCGAAGACTGGTGGCCGCGCATGGTGATGCTCAAGGTGTTGCAGCAACATTATCAGGCCACCCACGACGCGCGGGTGCTGCCCTTCATGACGCGCTACTTTCAGTACCAGCTGCAAAACTTGAAGACCACGCCCCTGGGCCAGTGGAGTGAATGGAGCACCACCCGCGGCGGCGACAACCTACTGGTGGTGTATTGGTTGTACCGCCAAACGGGCGCGCCCTTTTTGCTGGAACTGGGCGAGCTACTTTACCAGCAAACCACGCCCTGGACGGCCTACCTCGGCGGGCGCGACTGGGTAATGGACGCCGCCGCCAACCAGACCGGGGCCCACTGGATGGACCGCCACGGCGTGAACGTGGCCATGGGCCTGAAGCTGCCCGTGGTATACGCCCAGGCCCACCCCGCCGACCCGCAGTATAACCAGGCTTTGCGCACCGGCTGGCACGATTTGATGACGCTGCACGGCCTGCCGCACGGCATGTTTTCGGCCGACGAGGACTTGCACGGCAACCTACCCACCCAGGGTACGGAGCTGTGTGCCATCGTCGAAACCATGTTTTCGCTGGAGCAAGCCGCCGCGCTGACCGGCGAAATCGCCTACCTCGACGCCTTGGAGCGCATTGCCTACAACGCGCTGCCCGCCCAAACTACCGACGATTATACCGACCGCCAGTACTTCCAAGTGGCCAACCAAGTGCAGGTGGCCCGCGGCGTGCTCGACTTCACGCTGCCCTTCGACCACGGCATGAACAACGTGTTTGGGCCCTACGCCGGCTACACCTGCTGCACCGCCAACATGCACCAGGGCTGGGCGAAGTTCGCCACCCACCTCTGGTACGCCACCCCGGCCCAGGGCGTTGCCGCCCTCGAATACGCGCCCAATACCTTGGTTACCACCGTAAATGGTACTGTGCCGGTGACCATCCGCGAGGAAACGGCCTACCCGTTCGGCGACCAAGTGGACTTCGTGGTCGAGCTTAAAAAACCCACCGCCTTCCCGTTGGCGCTGCGGCTGCCGGCGTGGTGCGCCGAGGCCATTGTGCTGCTCAACGGCCAGCCGCTGCGCACCGACTGGGGCGGGCAAATCATTACCGTGGCCCGCACCTGGCGGCCCCACGACCGCCTCACGCTGCGCCTGCCCATGGCGGTGCGCACCAGCAACTGGGCCCGCAACTCGCGCACCCTGGAGCGGGGGCCCCTGGTGTACGCCCTCAAAATACAGGAGCAGTGGCAGGAAAGCAGCCTGCCCGAAGAAGGCCGCTACTTCACCATCCTGCCCCTGAGCCCGTGGAACTACGGCCTGCCCCGGGCCGTGGTCGACGACCCGGCCGGCCACACCTCGGTGATATCTAAAACCTTGGCTACCAATACTAACGGCTTCTACTGGAACGCCGCCAACGCCCCCGTCACCATCACCACCACCGGCCGGCGCATTCCGGCGTGGCAGCTCAGCGCGGGCGTGGCCCCGCAGCCCGTCACGCCCCGCGATGGCGTGTACAAGGGGCCCGTGGACGCGGCCACCGAAACGCTCACCTTCCTGCCCTACGGCTGCACCAAGCTGCGCGTGGTAGCCCTGCCCGTCGTTCCCTAA
- a CDS encoding glycoside hydrolase family 43 protein has protein sequence MLRRKILLFLVLLGALPGARAQGPAAGRTFTNPLKANGPDPWVVRHGGYYYYTNTMGKNLTLWKSKTLEGIKDAPGAVVWTPPAAGPNSYEIWAPELHFLADKWYLYYTATDKANFSDQTRYIFVLENAGPDPTAGTWVDKGKINTRYSGLDGSVFEHQGRHYFLYSAYVGPQSVLAIAPMANPWTLDAAQETIIAQPTYAWEKGGGRQILEGPEFLAGRKGQLFVVYSASACWDDNYCLGMLTARPGADPLRADSWTKAPQPVFHPSAGNGVWGTGHNGFTTSPDGRESWIIYHAKAAADGKCEGRSTRAQRFGWNPDGTPNFGAPAALATPQAVPSGE, from the coding sequence GTGCTTCGTCGTAAAATCCTGCTTTTCCTGGTGCTGCTCGGGGCCCTGCCGGGGGCCCGAGCCCAGGGCCCCGCGGCCGGCCGCACCTTCACCAACCCGCTGAAGGCGAACGGTCCCGACCCGTGGGTTGTCCGCCACGGCGGCTATTACTACTACACCAACACGATGGGAAAAAACCTCACGCTGTGGAAGTCGAAAACCCTTGAAGGAATAAAAGACGCGCCCGGCGCGGTGGTATGGACGCCGCCCGCCGCGGGGCCCAATTCCTACGAAATCTGGGCCCCGGAGCTACACTTCCTCGCCGACAAGTGGTACCTCTACTACACCGCCACGGATAAGGCTAATTTCAGCGACCAGACACGCTACATATTCGTGCTGGAAAACGCCGGCCCCGACCCCACCGCCGGCACGTGGGTGGACAAGGGCAAAATCAACACCCGCTATTCGGGCCTCGACGGCTCGGTGTTTGAGCACCAGGGGCGGCACTACTTCCTGTACTCGGCCTATGTGGGGCCCCAGAGCGTGCTGGCCATCGCGCCTATGGCCAACCCCTGGACGCTGGACGCCGCCCAAGAAACCATTATCGCCCAGCCCACCTACGCCTGGGAAAAAGGCGGCGGCCGCCAGATTCTGGAGGGCCCCGAGTTTTTGGCGGGCCGCAAGGGGCAGCTGTTCGTAGTATACTCGGCCAGCGCTTGCTGGGACGACAACTATTGCCTGGGCATGCTCACGGCCCGCCCCGGCGCCGACCCGCTGCGGGCCGATTCGTGGACGAAAGCGCCGCAGCCGGTCTTTCACCCATCGGCCGGAAACGGCGTGTGGGGCACCGGCCACAACGGCTTCACCACCTCGCCCGACGGGCGCGAGAGCTGGATTATTTACCACGCCAAGGCGGCCGCCGACGGCAAATGCGAGGGGCGCAGCACCCGGGCCCAGCGCTTCGGCTGGAACCCCGACGGCACGCCCAATTTTGGGGCCCCGGCCGCGCTGGCCACGCCCCAGGCCGTGCCGTCGGGCGAGTAA
- a CDS encoding 1,4-beta-xylanase, which yields MKKISFLLLLVALLGAPGAHAQKVKTKTKGPGAAAATGQSARWPAGKANAWYRARPWMSGANFTPSTAINQLEMWQAATFDPQTIDKELGWAEGIGFNTMRVFLHSLAWKQDPAGFKKRVNDYLALADKHHIGTILVFFDDCWNKDPKAGPQPAPKPGVHNSGWMQDPGDPASRDSATFVTLRPYVTDVLTSFAHDKRVVLWDLYNEPGNSGKGLASLPLLRNVFAWAAAVRPDQPLSAGLWNWDPSYGPLNAFQALHSDVITYHCYDEVPSHERIIALLASHGRPLICTEYMARPRNSRFVNIMPLLKKYNVAAINWGLVDGKTNTKYQWDVPIADGSEPGEWFHEVFHKDGTPYHQDEVDLIKKTNGK from the coding sequence ATGAAAAAAATTTCGTTCTTGCTCTTGCTCGTGGCGTTGCTCGGCGCGCCGGGGGCCCACGCCCAAAAAGTCAAAACCAAAACCAAGGGCCCCGGCGCCGCTGCGGCCACGGGCCAAAGCGCCCGATGGCCGGCCGGAAAAGCCAATGCCTGGTACCGCGCCCGCCCCTGGATGTCGGGCGCCAACTTCACGCCCAGCACGGCCATCAACCAGCTCGAAATGTGGCAGGCAGCCACCTTCGACCCGCAAACCATTGACAAAGAGCTGGGCTGGGCCGAGGGTATCGGCTTCAACACCATGCGCGTGTTTTTACACAGCCTGGCGTGGAAGCAGGACCCGGCCGGCTTCAAAAAGCGTGTGAACGACTACCTCGCCCTGGCCGATAAGCACCACATTGGCACCATTCTCGTGTTTTTTGACGACTGCTGGAACAAGGACCCCAAGGCGGGGCCCCAGCCCGCGCCCAAGCCCGGCGTGCACAACTCGGGCTGGATGCAGGACCCCGGCGACCCGGCCTCGCGCGACTCGGCCACTTTCGTGACGTTGCGGCCCTACGTGACAGACGTGCTCACGAGCTTCGCCCACGATAAGCGCGTCGTGCTCTGGGACTTGTACAACGAGCCCGGCAACTCGGGCAAAGGCCTGGCCTCGCTGCCGCTGCTGCGCAACGTGTTTGCCTGGGCCGCCGCCGTGCGCCCCGACCAGCCCCTGAGCGCCGGCCTCTGGAACTGGGACCCCAGCTACGGGCCCCTGAACGCCTTCCAGGCCCTGCACTCCGACGTCATCACCTACCACTGCTACGATGAGGTGCCATCCCATGAGCGCATCATTGCCCTGCTGGCCTCCCACGGTCGCCCGCTCATCTGCACCGAGTACATGGCCCGGCCCCGCAACTCGCGCTTCGTCAACATCATGCCCCTGCTGAAAAAGTACAACGTGGCCGCCATCAACTGGGGCCTGGTGGACGGCAAAACCAACACCAAGTACCAATGGGACGTGCCCATCGCCGACGGCTCAGAGCCCGGCGAGTGGTTCCACGAAGTGTTCCACAAAGACGGCACGCCCTACCACCAGGACGAGGTGGATTTGATCAAGAAAACCAACGGGAAATAG
- a CDS encoding glycoside hydrolase family 43 protein, which yields MPITFRFLLPSLLALGLLGGCARPARKPTTGAPTAARPTAPATATFTNPLLPAGADPWVIYHDGYYYYTQTTGSNLTLWKTKSLADLKTAEHRVVWTPPATGPNSHDIWAPELHFLRGKWYLYYAADAGSNSSHRLWVLENASPNPLQGPWADRGKLADPAADKWAIDGSVFENNGQLYLIWSGWEGDANGRQNIYLAPMQNPWTLAGPRVLVSTPTYAWERNGDLPNPSSPPHVDVNEGPEILRHAGKLYLVYSASGCWTDFYALGMLTADADADLRNPAAWTKSPAPVFQQSPANKVYAPGHNAFFTSPDGQQNWLLYHANDAPGQGCGRFRTPRMQPFTWGPGGAPSFGQPVPAGQALALPAGQ from the coding sequence TTGCCGATAACCTTCCGCTTCCTCCTTCCTTCACTGCTGGCCCTGGGCCTGCTGGGCGGTTGTGCACGGCCGGCCCGGAAACCCACCACCGGGGCCCCCACCGCGGCCAGGCCTACCGCCCCGGCGACGGCTACGTTCACCAACCCGCTGCTACCGGCGGGGGCCGACCCGTGGGTCATCTACCACGACGGCTATTATTACTACACCCAAACCACGGGCAGCAACCTCACGCTCTGGAAAACCAAGAGCCTGGCCGACCTGAAAACCGCCGAGCACCGGGTGGTGTGGACGCCGCCCGCCACGGGCCCCAACAGCCACGACATTTGGGCCCCGGAGCTGCATTTCCTCCGCGGCAAGTGGTACCTATACTACGCCGCCGATGCTGGCAGCAACTCCTCGCACCGCCTCTGGGTGCTCGAAAACGCATCGCCCAACCCGCTGCAAGGGCCCTGGGCCGACCGCGGCAAGCTGGCCGACCCCGCGGCCGACAAGTGGGCCATCGACGGGTCGGTGTTCGAGAACAACGGGCAGCTCTACCTCATTTGGTCGGGCTGGGAGGGCGATGCCAACGGCCGCCAGAACATTTACCTGGCCCCCATGCAAAACCCCTGGACGCTGGCCGGGCCGCGGGTCCTCGTCTCCACCCCTACCTACGCCTGGGAGCGCAACGGCGACCTCCCCAACCCCAGTAGCCCACCCCACGTGGACGTGAACGAGGGTCCCGAAATACTACGCCACGCGGGCAAGCTCTACCTTGTGTACTCGGCCAGCGGCTGCTGGACGGATTTTTACGCCCTCGGGATGCTGACGGCCGATGCTGACGCCGACCTGCGCAACCCCGCCGCGTGGACGAAAAGCCCCGCGCCCGTTTTCCAGCAGTCGCCCGCCAATAAAGTGTACGCACCGGGCCACAATGCCTTTTTCACCTCGCCCGACGGCCAGCAAAACTGGCTCCTCTACCACGCCAACGACGCGCCCGGCCAGGGCTGCGGCCGCTTTCGCACGCCGCGGATGCAGCCCTTCACCTGGGGCCCCGGTGGGGCCCCCAGCTTCGGCCAGCCCGTACCAGCGGGGCAGGCGTTGGCGTTGCCCGCCGGCCAGTAA